In one window of Temnothorax longispinosus isolate EJ_2023e chromosome 9, Tlon_JGU_v1, whole genome shotgun sequence DNA:
- the LOC139819017 gene encoding uncharacterized protein isoform X2 produces MANPRELWYYFEDMGNGLVKCNLCRIKIDEPESVILRIMQNHIKLYCKRRGEVPSDLYPPVPYKLRKYYTSSDGIATCNKCGHETTYTESYKLFTHNKKCEHSKWERESQHEPSTSTTMATAMGSSAECQQLSFDSSSLQSRLHNPIPSTSTGYRGSSAECQQLSFDSSSLQSRLHNPIPSTSTGYRGSSAGHQIQEQSISPRQESIDMNEVFKKSIRSLAKLYSQPVPSPEQTKKTPGAVDTPRTSASTVSNIEGVLSDFKRINKAVKAVKAERSASGEYSPPVQLFEQTTKDSGDDVDAVELQNLEWSATPTESVDLDEIEKFIEGFIYVSQEHSPPVPSPEQTTKNPDAVDTPCPSTTTGYGSPSAGHQIQEQSISLEQESIDTNELWKKIIRNAAKPSSQPVPSPEQTKKTPGAVDTPRTSASTVTNMGFSAERRIQEQPSKLKGLLSNLKRVDKAVKAVKAERSASGEYSPPVQSLEQTTKDPGAVDNSKTSSSKDYDVDTFVEPQTSERSVTNEQELENLDKINRTSGMLVQSILSVIKENSPSVPSPQPGFSTAEEYDMNPSERENDDRTRSEEQPDSQVLSSEQTTRNPGAVDTSTTSSSKDVDEFVHPQTPEVLKPVTGEEHLADLYKIDKLIEETEETRRRDSTIPSPSVPSREYDRDSSERRSGEQPDSQVLSSEQTRKRKGAVDDNVADADTDDTRKRRE; encoded by the exons ATGGCGAATCCAAGGGAGTTGTGGTATTACTTCGAGGATATGGGAAATGGGCTGGTAAAGTGCAACCTTTGTAGAATCAAAATTGACGAACCCGAATCGGTAATATTAAGAATCATGCAAAACCACATAAAACTTTATTGTAAGCGTCGTGGTGAGGTACCTTCTGATCTATATCCCCCCGTACCGTACAAATTACGGAAATATTATACGAGCTCAGATGGTATAGCAACATGCAACAAATGTGGTCACGAAACGACTTATAcagaaagttataaattattcacacataataaaaaatgtgaacATTCCAAGTGGGAAAGGGAGAGTCAACATGA ACCTAGCACTTCAACTACAATGGCAACGGCTATGGGTTCCTCTGCAGAATGTCAACAACTTTCTTTTGATTCTTCGTCTCTTCAATCAAGGCTACATaa TCCAATTCCTTCAACTTCAACGGGATATAGGGGTTCCTCTGCAGAATGTCAACAACTTTCTTTTGATTCTTCGTCTCTTCAATCAAGGCTACATaa TCCAATTCCTTCAACTTCAACGGGATATAGGGGTTCCTCTGcaggacatcaaattcaagagCAGTCCATTTCACCTAGACAAGAATCAATAGACATGAATGAAGTGttcaaaaa AAGTATAAGAAGCCTTGCAAAACTATATAGCCAGCCCGTTCCATCACCTGAACAAACGAAAAAAACCCCAGGCGCAGTTGATAC ACCTAGAACTTCAGCTTCAACGGTTTCTAATATAGAAGGAGTATTATCAGACttcaaaagaataaataa AGCTGTAAAGGCTGTAAAAGCTGAAAGAAGCGCTTCAGGGGAATATAGCCCGCCCGTTCAATTATTTGAACAAACGACAAAAGACTCAGGCGATGATGTGGATGCCGTAGAACTTCAAAATCTAGAGTGGTCCGCTACACCTACAGAATCAGTCGACCTAGACGAAATTGAAAA ATTTATTGAAGGATTTATATACGTTTCCCAAGAACATAGCCCGCCCGTTCCATCACCTGAACAAACGACAAAAAACCCAGACGCAGTTGATAC TCCATGTCCTTCAACTACAACGGGATATGGGAGTCCCTCTGcaggacatcaaattcaagagCAGTCCATTTCACTTGAACAAGAATCAATAGACACAAATGAACTGtggaaaaa AATTATAAGAAACGCTGCAAAACCATCTAGCCAGCCCGTTCCATCACCTGAACAAACGAAAAAAACCCCAGGCGCAGTTGATAC ACCTAGAACTTCAGCTTCAACGGTTACTAATATGGGTTTCTCTGCAGAACGGAGAATTCAAGAGCAGCCCAGTAAATTGAAAGGACTATTATCAAACTTGAAAAGAGTGGATAA AGCTGTAAAGGCTGTAAAAGCTGAAAGAAGCGCTTCAGGGGAATATAGCCCGCCCGTTCAATCACTTGAACAAACGACAAAAGACCCAGGCGCAGTTGATAA TTCTAAAACTTCAAGTTCAAAGGATTATGATGTGGATACCTTTGTAGAACCTCAAACTTCAGAGCGGTCTGTTACAAATGAACAAGAATTAGAAAACTTGGACAAAATTAATAG AACAAGTGGTATGCTAGTACAAAGCATTTTAAGCGTTATCAAAGAAAATAGCCCGTCCGTTCCATCACCTCAACCAGGTTTTTCAACTGCAGAGGAATATGATATGAATCCCTCTGAACGTGAGAACGATGATAGAACTAGAAGTGAAGAACAACCTGACTCGCAAGTTCTATCATCTGAACAAACGACAAGAAACCCAGGCGCAGTTGATAC TTCAACAACTTCAAGTTCAAAGGATGTGGATGAGTTTGTACACCCTCAAACTCCAGAGGTCCTCAAGCCTGTTACGGGTGAAGAACATTTAGCAGACTTGTACAAAATTGATAA aCTTATAGAAGAGACCGAAGAGACTCGTAGAAGAGATTCTACAATACCTAGCCCGTCCGTTCCATCAAGGGAATATGATAGGGATTCCTCTGAACGTAGAAGTGGAGAACAACCTGACTCGCAAGTTCTATCATCTGAACAAACGAGGAAAAGAAAGGGAGCAGTTGATga CAATGTTGCGGATGCAGACACTGATGACACACGTAAACGCCGAGAGTGA
- the LOC139819017 gene encoding uncharacterized protein isoform X1 produces the protein MANPRELWYYFEDMGNGLVKCNLCRIKIDEPESVILRIMQNHIKLYCKRRGEVPSDLYPPVPYKLRKYYTSSDGIATCNKCGHETTYTESYKLFTHNKKCEHSKWERESQHEPSTSTTMATAMGSSAECQQLSFDSSSLQSRLHNPIPSTSTGYRGSSAECQQLSFDSSSLQSRLHNPIPSTSTGYRGSSAGHQIQEQSISPRQESIDMNEVFKKSIRSLAKLYSQPVPSPEQTKKTPGAVDTPRTSASTVSNIEGVLSDFKRINKAVKAVKAERSASGEYSPPVQLFEQTTKDSGDDVDAVELQNLEWSATPTESVDLDEIEKFIEGFIYVSQEHSPPVPSPEQTTKNPDAVDTPCPSTTTGYGSPSAGHQIQEQSISLEQESIDTNELWKKIIRNAAKPSSQPVPSPEQTKKTPGAVDTPRTSASTVTNMGFSAERRIQEQPSKLKGLLSNLKRVDKAVKAVKAERSASGEYSPPVQSLEQTTKDPGAVDNSKTSSSKDYDVDTFVEPQTSERSVTNEQELENLDKINRTSGMLVQSILSVIKENSPSVPSPQPGFSTAEEYDMNPSERENDDRTRSEEQPDSQVLSSEQTTRNPGAVDTSTTSSSKDVDEFVHPQTPEVLKPVTGEEHLADLYKIDKLIEETEETRRRDSTIPSPSVPSREYDRDSSERRSGEQPDSQVLSSEQTRKRKGAVDDNVTDADTDDTRKRRKSDETDTDGDE, from the exons ATGGCGAATCCAAGGGAGTTGTGGTATTACTTCGAGGATATGGGAAATGGGCTGGTAAAGTGCAACCTTTGTAGAATCAAAATTGACGAACCCGAATCGGTAATATTAAGAATCATGCAAAACCACATAAAACTTTATTGTAAGCGTCGTGGTGAGGTACCTTCTGATCTATATCCCCCCGTACCGTACAAATTACGGAAATATTATACGAGCTCAGATGGTATAGCAACATGCAACAAATGTGGTCACGAAACGACTTATAcagaaagttataaattattcacacataataaaaaatgtgaacATTCCAAGTGGGAAAGGGAGAGTCAACATGA ACCTAGCACTTCAACTACAATGGCAACGGCTATGGGTTCCTCTGCAGAATGTCAACAACTTTCTTTTGATTCTTCGTCTCTTCAATCAAGGCTACATaa TCCAATTCCTTCAACTTCAACGGGATATAGGGGTTCCTCTGCAGAATGTCAACAACTTTCTTTTGATTCTTCGTCTCTTCAATCAAGGCTACATaa TCCAATTCCTTCAACTTCAACGGGATATAGGGGTTCCTCTGcaggacatcaaattcaagagCAGTCCATTTCACCTAGACAAGAATCAATAGACATGAATGAAGTGttcaaaaa AAGTATAAGAAGCCTTGCAAAACTATATAGCCAGCCCGTTCCATCACCTGAACAAACGAAAAAAACCCCAGGCGCAGTTGATAC ACCTAGAACTTCAGCTTCAACGGTTTCTAATATAGAAGGAGTATTATCAGACttcaaaagaataaataa AGCTGTAAAGGCTGTAAAAGCTGAAAGAAGCGCTTCAGGGGAATATAGCCCGCCCGTTCAATTATTTGAACAAACGACAAAAGACTCAGGCGATGATGTGGATGCCGTAGAACTTCAAAATCTAGAGTGGTCCGCTACACCTACAGAATCAGTCGACCTAGACGAAATTGAAAA ATTTATTGAAGGATTTATATACGTTTCCCAAGAACATAGCCCGCCCGTTCCATCACCTGAACAAACGACAAAAAACCCAGACGCAGTTGATAC TCCATGTCCTTCAACTACAACGGGATATGGGAGTCCCTCTGcaggacatcaaattcaagagCAGTCCATTTCACTTGAACAAGAATCAATAGACACAAATGAACTGtggaaaaa AATTATAAGAAACGCTGCAAAACCATCTAGCCAGCCCGTTCCATCACCTGAACAAACGAAAAAAACCCCAGGCGCAGTTGATAC ACCTAGAACTTCAGCTTCAACGGTTACTAATATGGGTTTCTCTGCAGAACGGAGAATTCAAGAGCAGCCCAGTAAATTGAAAGGACTATTATCAAACTTGAAAAGAGTGGATAA AGCTGTAAAGGCTGTAAAAGCTGAAAGAAGCGCTTCAGGGGAATATAGCCCGCCCGTTCAATCACTTGAACAAACGACAAAAGACCCAGGCGCAGTTGATAA TTCTAAAACTTCAAGTTCAAAGGATTATGATGTGGATACCTTTGTAGAACCTCAAACTTCAGAGCGGTCTGTTACAAATGAACAAGAATTAGAAAACTTGGACAAAATTAATAG AACAAGTGGTATGCTAGTACAAAGCATTTTAAGCGTTATCAAAGAAAATAGCCCGTCCGTTCCATCACCTCAACCAGGTTTTTCAACTGCAGAGGAATATGATATGAATCCCTCTGAACGTGAGAACGATGATAGAACTAGAAGTGAAGAACAACCTGACTCGCAAGTTCTATCATCTGAACAAACGACAAGAAACCCAGGCGCAGTTGATAC TTCAACAACTTCAAGTTCAAAGGATGTGGATGAGTTTGTACACCCTCAAACTCCAGAGGTCCTCAAGCCTGTTACGGGTGAAGAACATTTAGCAGACTTGTACAAAATTGATAA aCTTATAGAAGAGACCGAAGAGACTCGTAGAAGAGATTCTACAATACCTAGCCCGTCCGTTCCATCAAGGGAATATGATAGGGATTCCTCTGAACGTAGAAGTGGAGAACAACCTGACTCGCAAGTTCTATCATCTGAACAAACGAGGAAAAGAAAGGGAGCAGTTGATga